The Microlunatus soli genome contains the following window.
AGAGGAGACACCATGCCCGTCACCGTCGTCGACGCCGCGGATCAGCACCGCTATGAAGCCCATGGAGATGAAGATCAACTTCTCGGCTTCGTCGACTATCGCCGGGACGGCGAGGTGATCACCTTCACCCATACCGAGGTGCTGCCGGCGGCGGAGGGCAACGGCATCGGCAGCACGCTGGCCCGTACGGTGCTCGACCGGGCCCGGGCCGACGGGCTGGGCGTGGTGCCACAGTGCCCCTTCATCAAGCGCTGGATCGATCGCCATCCCGACTATGCCGATCTCGTCGTCGACGGCTGAATCCGCCGTCGCCGCACCGCGCCTGACCACCCGCATCTCAACCGAGCAAGGGAATCTCCCCATGAGTGATGCCGCAACCACCTCCGACCGCCCGATGCGGATCGGCGTCCAGATCCAGCCCCAGCACGTCGACTACGCCGCCATCCGACGGACCGTCGACGCCGTCGAGGAACTCGGGGTCGACGTGATCTTCAACTGGGACCACTTCTTTCCGCTGACCGGCGACCCCGACGGCAAACACTTCGAATGTTGGACGATGTTGGCGGCCTGGGCCGAACAGTCCAGCCGCGCCGAGATCGGTGCCCTGGTCACCTGCAACACCTACCGCAACCCCGATCTGCTGGCCGACATGGCCCGGACCGTCGATCACATCAGTGCCGGCCGGCTGATCCTCAGCATCGGCGCCGGCTGGTTCGACCGGGACTACCGCGAGTACGGCTACGAGTTCGGCACCGCCGGCAGCAGGATCGATGCGCTGGCCGAGGCGATGACGAGGATCAAGGCCCGCTGGGCCAAGCTCAATCCGCAGCCGACCCGGAAGATCCCGGTCTTGATCGGCGGCGGCGGCGAACGCAAGACCCTCAAGATCGTCGCCGAGCACGCCGACATCTGGCACGGTTTCGGCGACGCCGAAACCCTGCAGCACAAGAATTCCGTCCTCGACGACTGGTGTGCCAAGGTCGGCCGCGACCCGGCCGAGATCGAACGCGCCGCCGGCGCCGGTGGCAACCCCGACACCACCGGCGACGCCCTCTACGCCACCGGCACCAGACTGCTGACCATCGACTGCGACGGCGCCACCAACTACGACCTAGGCCCCCTCAAAGACTGGCTGGCCTTCCGCGACGACAAGAACAAGTAGCCCCACCCGCCTCACACGCCACAACACAGGCGCGATATATCAAGGTTAAGCACGTTCCCGTACTACGGGAACGTGCCTAGCCTCGATATATCATCCCGGCGTCAGCCGGGCAGACCGTCGGCGCGCGGGTCGGTCCCGGTGAGTCGGCCGGACGGGGTGTCCCAGATCGCGTGGCAGTGGCCCATCCGGTTGTCGGCGGGGTCGATCAGGGTCGTCGGCGCTGCTGCTTGCAGTGCCTGTTCCACCGGCGTCGGCAGTCGCCGGTCGGCGAGCACGGTCGTCGGCGTTTCGCGTCCGGA
Protein-coding sequences here:
- a CDS encoding GNAT family N-acetyltransferase encodes the protein MPVTVVDAADQHRYEAHGDEDQLLGFVDYRRDGEVITFTHTEVLPAAEGNGIGSTLARTVLDRARADGLGVVPQCPFIKRWIDRHPDYADLVVDG
- a CDS encoding LLM class F420-dependent oxidoreductase; translated protein: MSDAATTSDRPMRIGVQIQPQHVDYAAIRRTVDAVEELGVDVIFNWDHFFPLTGDPDGKHFECWTMLAAWAEQSSRAEIGALVTCNTYRNPDLLADMARTVDHISAGRLILSIGAGWFDRDYREYGYEFGTAGSRIDALAEAMTRIKARWAKLNPQPTRKIPVLIGGGGERKTLKIVAEHADIWHGFGDAETLQHKNSVLDDWCAKVGRDPAEIERAAGAGGNPDTTGDALYATGTRLLTIDCDGATNYDLGPLKDWLAFRDDKNK